One Candidatus Nanopelagicales bacterium genomic region harbors:
- a CDS encoding FAD-binding oxidoreductase, producing MDGDGLLAQGDPAAADGRFAQAADSASRGLASIPDEARVRVAKKTSNLFRGRSAGAHELDLSEFSSVYSVDSENRTATVGGLTTYEDLVAATLPHGLVPLCVPQLRTITLGGAVTGLGIEAASFRNGCPHESVLSMDVLTGDGTIVHARPDGRYSDLFHGFPNSYGTLGYALRLVIELEPAPGFVSLRHVPFSSAADVAAAIAAIARDGLWDGERVDYVDGTVFAPDETYLTLGQYADVANSPVSDYRGMRIYYKSIQQRSSDILTVNDFLWRWDTDWFWCSRPFGVQNPVIRRLWPKSRLRSDVYWRIVAWDRRFGLSARADRLRGRSAREPVVQDVEVPVDALPEFMDFFHREVGITPVWLCPLRQRDPAARWPLYQFDPDTTYVNVGFWSTVPVPEGVEAESGTINRRIEAEVTRLGGRKSLYSTSFYPRDEFYRIYGKDQYWNLKHKYDPGGRFAELYDKCVGGGRVPGPEPAA from the coding sequence ATGGACGGTGATGGCCTCCTCGCCCAAGGGGATCCGGCAGCAGCGGACGGCAGGTTCGCTCAAGCCGCTGACTCGGCTTCGCGCGGCCTGGCGTCGATCCCGGACGAAGCTCGCGTGCGCGTGGCCAAGAAGACGTCGAACCTGTTCCGGGGCCGTTCGGCTGGAGCCCATGAACTCGACCTTTCGGAATTCTCCAGCGTGTACAGCGTCGATTCGGAGAACCGGACCGCGACCGTCGGTGGACTCACAACCTATGAGGACTTGGTGGCGGCCACGCTGCCCCATGGGCTCGTGCCCCTGTGCGTGCCGCAGTTGCGGACCATCACCCTCGGAGGTGCCGTGACGGGTCTCGGGATCGAGGCCGCGAGTTTCCGCAACGGCTGCCCTCATGAATCAGTGCTGAGCATGGATGTCCTGACCGGGGACGGCACGATCGTTCACGCGCGACCGGACGGTCGGTATTCAGATCTGTTCCACGGGTTTCCCAATTCATACGGCACTCTTGGCTACGCGCTGCGGCTCGTGATCGAACTCGAACCGGCTCCGGGCTTCGTCAGTCTCAGACACGTCCCGTTCAGCTCGGCCGCCGACGTCGCGGCTGCGATCGCCGCCATCGCCCGGGACGGACTCTGGGATGGCGAGCGCGTCGACTACGTGGACGGCACGGTGTTCGCCCCAGATGAGACCTACCTGACGTTGGGCCAATACGCTGACGTGGCGAACAGCCCGGTTTCCGACTATCGCGGGATGCGGATCTACTACAAGTCGATCCAGCAACGGTCGTCGGACATCCTCACGGTCAATGACTTCCTGTGGCGCTGGGACACGGATTGGTTCTGGTGCTCGCGGCCGTTCGGAGTCCAGAACCCGGTGATTCGCAGACTCTGGCCGAAGTCACGGCTGCGTAGTGATGTGTACTGGCGCATCGTCGCGTGGGACCGCCGGTTCGGACTCAGCGCCCGCGCGGACCGGTTGCGCGGACGCTCAGCCCGAGAGCCGGTCGTCCAGGACGTCGAGGTGCCGGTGGACGCGTTGCCTGAGTTCATGGACTTCTTCCACCGCGAGGTTGGGATTACCCCTGTATGGCTGTGTCCCCTGCGGCAGCGCGACCCCGCCGCTCGGTGGCCCCTGTATCAGTTCGACCCCGACACGACTTACGTCAACGTCGGGTTCTGGTCGACCGTGCCTGTGCCGGAAGGCGTCGAGGCCGAATCGGGAACCATCAACCGCCGCATCGAGGCCGAGGTCACTCGCCTTGGGGGCCGGAAGTCTTTGTATTCCACGTCGTTCTACCCCCGCGACGAGTTCTACAGGATCTACGGTAAGGACCAGTACTGGAACCTGAAGCACAAGTACGATCCCGGCGGCCGGTTCGCCGAACTGTACGACAAGTGCGTGGGCGGGGGCCGGGTGCCGGGGCCGGAGCCCGCGGCGTGA
- a CDS encoding MFS transporter, with product METGTDDAEPRPSRARSGRLSRHPWLTRNLIVLSAVSLAQDAASEMLYPLLPILLTSVLGAPAVVVGLVEGVAEGASALVKYLSGRASDHVGRKPLVAAGYGLAALGKVVVAASFVWPLVLVGRVIDRVGKGTRGAPRDALLVEDMPATAMGRAFGFHRAADSLGAVIGPLAGLAVLAATGGDIRIALWVAIVPACISVLLVALTREHRRPKAKPRPTRPEESAARTSPAKTSRVKRSPLSRQFRIVVVVLALFALVNFPDALVLLRVSELGFSAAGVVAVYVVFNLSYAAISLPAGALADRWPKSRVYALGLVCFAIGYIGLGLTDGGWVVVPLFLIYGGFAAFTDGVGKAWISVLVPADVRGRAQGILQGLSGGAVLIAGLWAGLLWGVGAGSGTLPLLLSGAVAAVAAVALWTAGRRLG from the coding sequence ATGGAAACGGGAACCGATGACGCCGAGCCGCGCCCATCGCGGGCGCGTAGCGGCCGCCTATCCCGGCACCCCTGGCTGACTCGCAACCTCATCGTCTTGTCAGCCGTGTCGCTCGCGCAGGACGCCGCCAGCGAGATGCTGTACCCACTGCTGCCGATTCTGCTGACCTCAGTGCTGGGCGCCCCGGCCGTAGTGGTCGGGCTCGTCGAGGGGGTGGCCGAAGGGGCTTCGGCTCTGGTCAAGTACCTCTCCGGGCGAGCCTCAGATCACGTTGGCCGCAAGCCCCTAGTCGCCGCCGGATACGGACTGGCCGCGCTCGGGAAAGTCGTCGTGGCAGCCTCGTTCGTATGGCCACTGGTTCTGGTGGGCCGCGTGATCGACCGGGTCGGCAAAGGAACCCGAGGAGCGCCCAGGGATGCCCTGCTGGTCGAGGACATGCCGGCGACCGCGATGGGCCGGGCGTTCGGGTTCCATCGCGCGGCGGACAGTCTCGGCGCGGTCATCGGCCCGCTCGCCGGACTCGCTGTCCTGGCCGCCACCGGCGGCGACATCCGCATCGCGCTGTGGGTAGCGATCGTGCCAGCGTGCATCAGCGTGCTCCTGGTCGCGCTGACCCGAGAGCACCGCAGACCGAAGGCCAAGCCGCGGCCCACTCGCCCCGAGGAATCCGCCGCCAGGACTAGCCCAGCGAAGACCAGCCGAGTGAAGCGGTCGCCGTTGTCCAGACAGTTCCGGATCGTCGTCGTGGTCCTGGCGTTGTTCGCGCTTGTGAACTTCCCCGACGCGCTCGTTCTTCTGCGGGTGTCGGAGCTGGGCTTCTCCGCCGCCGGAGTCGTTGCCGTGTACGTGGTATTCAACCTGTCCTACGCGGCGATCTCGCTTCCCGCGGGCGCGCTGGCCGACAGGTGGCCCAAGTCCCGCGTCTACGCGCTCGGCCTGGTTTGTTTCGCCATCGGGTACATCGGACTCGGACTCACCGATGGCGGGTGGGTCGTAGTGCCTCTGTTCTTGATCTACGGCGGCTTCGCCGCGTTCACCGATGGAGTCGGAAAGGCGTGGATCTCCGTACTGGTCCCCGCCGATGTGCGAGGCCGGGCGCAGGGGATTCTGCAGGGGCTAAGCGGTGGCGCGGTGCTCATCGCCGGGCTCTGGGCGGGGCTGCTGTGGGGTGTGGGAGCGGGATCTGGAACCTTGCCCCTACTGCTGTCGGGGGCAGTGGCCGCGGTCGCGGCTGTCGCGCTTTGGACGGCCGGGCGGCGCCTCGGCTGA
- a CDS encoding CBS domain-containing protein codes for MLACDMAQEVPVLQPSDDALEAMRALVSSGLPGVVIQDVRQGASFTIVPASQVLRVMLPQYVLDDAALARVWDEESADTLASGLAGHTVADLLNALDRDDDEPSHTVDGDSTMIEMAALMADLRLPLVGVEDEGKLLGVVTVHELIGRLLG; via the coding sequence ATGCTCGCTTGTGACATGGCTCAGGAAGTGCCCGTGCTACAGCCGTCAGATGACGCGCTCGAAGCTATGCGGGCTCTTGTGTCGTCGGGCCTTCCCGGCGTTGTGATCCAGGACGTGAGGCAGGGCGCTTCGTTCACGATCGTGCCAGCGTCGCAGGTGCTGCGAGTGATGCTCCCCCAATACGTTTTGGACGACGCCGCACTTGCCCGAGTGTGGGATGAGGAGTCCGCGGACACGCTCGCTAGTGGGTTGGCCGGGCATACAGTGGCGGACCTGCTCAATGCCCTGGACCGTGACGATGACGAGCCAAGCCATACCGTCGACGGCGACTCCACCATGATCGAGATGGCGGCCCTGATGGCGGATCTTCGCCTTCCCCTGGTGGGGGTGGAGGACGAGGGGAAGCTCCTTGGCGTGGTCACGGTCCACGAGTTGATCGGGCGTCTGCTGGGATGA
- a CDS encoding ArsB/NhaD family transporter has translation MTLVGWIAVAIFAGVYVLIATERIHRVAAALGGAGLVLGLGILSSEDAFYSLETGIDWDVIFLLLGMMLVVGVIRRTGVFEYMAIRSAKLAHGKPFRVMVLLILVTAVASALLDNVTTLLLIAPVTLLVCDRLGLMPVPFLIAEALASNIGGAATLVGDPPNIIIASRAGLSFVDFLVHMLPLVVILMASFILLARFMFRKALTADPARAEMLHALDEREAITDPRLLWRSGLVLAAIIAGFLLERQTGVAPSVVALVGAGIMLLLSPLRAQDLVADVEWETLLFFCGLFILVGALVHVGALEMIAEQLAGATGSALVPTMLVVLVMSAVLSAVVDNIPYVTAMTPVVASLIASNPELGEQGALWWVLAAGADFGGNATLVGASANVVVVGIAARNGIKISFGTWLRYGLPTAALTIALTVPYMLLRYG, from the coding sequence ATGACCCTTGTCGGATGGATCGCCGTCGCGATATTCGCCGGCGTCTACGTTCTAATCGCGACCGAGCGGATCCACCGCGTCGCTGCTGCTCTCGGAGGAGCCGGGCTAGTCCTGGGCCTCGGAATCCTCAGCTCTGAGGACGCTTTCTACTCCCTTGAAACCGGCATCGACTGGGATGTCATCTTCCTGCTGTTGGGAATGATGCTGGTCGTCGGTGTCATCCGCCGCACGGGCGTGTTCGAGTACATGGCGATCCGATCGGCCAAGCTGGCCCACGGAAAACCCTTCCGGGTGATGGTGCTGCTCATCCTCGTCACCGCGGTCGCCTCGGCGCTGCTGGACAATGTGACAACGCTGCTCCTGATCGCACCAGTCACCTTGTTGGTATGCGACAGGTTGGGCCTGATGCCCGTGCCGTTCCTGATCGCGGAGGCTCTCGCATCCAACATAGGTGGCGCCGCGACCCTCGTTGGTGACCCGCCGAACATCATCATCGCCAGCCGCGCAGGGCTGTCCTTCGTGGACTTCCTGGTCCACATGTTGCCGCTTGTCGTGATTCTGATGGCGTCGTTCATCCTGCTGGCCCGGTTCATGTTCCGCAAGGCGCTGACCGCTGACCCAGCGCGCGCCGAGATGCTCCATGCGCTCGACGAGCGTGAGGCGATCACCGACCCGCGCCTGCTTTGGCGCAGCGGGCTGGTGCTGGCGGCCATAATCGCCGGATTCCTGCTGGAGCGGCAGACCGGTGTTGCGCCCTCGGTGGTGGCGCTGGTCGGCGCTGGGATCATGCTGTTGCTGTCTCCGCTACGGGCCCAGGATCTTGTGGCCGATGTGGAGTGGGAGACCCTGCTGTTCTTCTGCGGGCTGTTCATCCTCGTCGGCGCCCTGGTTCATGTCGGCGCACTGGAGATGATCGCCGAACAACTTGCGGGAGCGACGGGATCAGCCCTCGTCCCGACGATGCTCGTGGTCCTGGTCATGTCGGCGGTGCTGTCCGCCGTTGTCGACAACATTCCGTATGTCACGGCTATGACGCCAGTTGTAGCGTCTCTTATCGCCTCAAACCCAGAGCTGGGCGAGCAGGGGGCGTTGTGGTGGGTCCTGGCTGCCGGCGCTGACTTCGGAGGAAACGCGACGTTGGTCGGGGCCAGTGCCAACGTTGTCGTCGTGGGCATCGCGGCCCGCAACGGGATCAAGATCTCGTTCGGCACATGGCTGCGCTACGGCCTTCCCACCGCCGCGCTAACTATCGCGCTGACCGTGCCGTATATGTTGTTGCGCTACGGCTGA
- a CDS encoding cysteine desulfurase family protein: MIYLDHNATTPVLPEVLNAMLPYLKSDFGNPSSSHPLGQRARAGVERAREQVAALLSCEPDEVFFTSGGTESNNIAILGAAALADQSRHRVVTSTVEHPATVQPCARLGADGWRITRLPVGATGSVDATGFDATCDASVALVTLMLAQNETGALMPVRQVAESAHRCGALSHTDAAQAIGKIAVGVDDLGVDLLSIAGHKVYAPKGVGALYVRSGTPIRPVLVGAGQERGLRPGTENVASVVGLGAACELAAASQPTERPRLTELRETLWERLSAAVPGLVRHGDRENCLPNTLNVSFPNVSGNAVLDATPDVAASTGSACHSGGEDPSPTLTAMGVDRDVALGAVRLSLGKSTTSADITRAADALAAGFAAAASQP; this comes from the coding sequence TTGATCTACCTGGACCACAACGCGACTACCCCGGTTCTGCCCGAAGTGCTGAACGCCATGCTGCCTTACCTGAAGAGCGACTTCGGCAACCCGTCCAGCAGCCACCCTCTGGGCCAGCGGGCCCGCGCGGGCGTAGAAAGGGCACGCGAGCAGGTCGCCGCCTTGCTGTCCTGCGAGCCCGACGAGGTCTTCTTCACTTCGGGCGGAACCGAGTCGAACAACATCGCCATCCTCGGCGCGGCCGCACTCGCCGACCAATCGCGCCACCGGGTCGTGACTTCAACCGTCGAGCACCCCGCAACCGTTCAGCCGTGCGCGCGACTGGGCGCCGACGGTTGGAGAATCACCCGACTGCCTGTGGGCGCGACCGGATCGGTCGACGCGACGGGCTTCGACGCGACGTGCGACGCCAGCGTCGCCCTGGTCACCTTGATGCTCGCCCAAAACGAAACCGGAGCTTTGATGCCGGTACGCCAGGTTGCGGAGTCTGCCCATCGATGCGGCGCCCTGTCCCACACAGATGCCGCGCAGGCGATCGGCAAGATCGCTGTAGGCGTCGATGACCTCGGAGTTGACCTGCTGTCAATAGCCGGACACAAGGTCTACGCGCCCAAGGGTGTCGGCGCGCTCTACGTGCGCAGCGGCACTCCCATCCGTCCTGTTCTTGTAGGCGCGGGTCAGGAACGCGGCCTGCGGCCTGGCACGGAGAACGTGGCGTCGGTCGTCGGCCTGGGAGCGGCATGCGAACTGGCCGCCGCGAGCCAGCCGACAGAGCGGCCCAGGTTGACCGAGCTGCGCGAGACCCTGTGGGAACGACTCTCGGCAGCAGTGCCGGGCCTTGTCCGGCACGGTGATCGCGAGAACTGTCTGCCGAACACGCTGAACGTGTCCTTCCCAAACGTGTCAGGCAACGCGGTATTGGACGCGACCCCTGACGTCGCGGCGTCGACCGGATCGGCCTGCCACTCCGGCGGTGAGGATCCGTCGCCCACACTGACGGCCATGGGTGTCGACCGCGACGTGGCACTTGGAGCGGTCCGGCTGTCGCTGGGCAAGTCGACAACCAGCGCCGACATCACCCGCGCGGCGGACGCTCTCGCGGCGGGATTCGCCGCAGCCGCGTCTCAGCCGTAG